The DNA segment CGGAGGATCCGAAGCCCAAGAAACCCAATAATGTGAAGAGAAGTACGAGCGCTGGCCTTCAGACGGAATCGGTGTTAGGAAGGAAAACTGGGAATTTAAAGGAGATTTATAGCTTGGGGAGAAGGCTTGGACAAGGGCAATTTGGGACCACGTTTCTCTGCATTGAGAAAGCAACTGGGAAAGAGTTTGCATGCAAATCCATTGCAAAGAGGAAGTTGACTGCGCATGAGGATGTTGAGGATGTTAGGAGGGAAATTCAGATAATGCACCATTTGGAGGGTCACCCCAATGTGATAAAGATTTTGGATGCTTATGAGGATGCTGTTGCAGTTCATGTTGTTATGGAACTTTGTGCAGGTGGGGAACTTTTTGATAGAATTATTCAGAGGGGGCATTATACTGAGAGAAAGGCTGCTGAGCTTGCAAGGTTGATAGTTGGCGTTGTGGAAGCATGCCATTCTTTAGGTGTTATGCACCGCGACTTGAAGCCTGAGAATTTTCTATTTGTCAGTCAGGACGAGGAGGCACCGCTTAAAACAATAGATTTTGGGCTCTCAGTTTTCTTCAGGCCAGGTACACCTATAAGCTGTCACCTTTTTGTTCTAGTAATTCTTAAGTATCAAATTTCCAACCCCCCACCCcaccaaaaaataaaaatttttttgggGCAAGGTGAGTATTGTTATTGCAGTTGACTTCATAGGAGATTTAGAGCAGGATGGCAGAATGCTCAGCAACTGTTAGAAATATTGTCATGGAAACGAGGTGTGGTTGCTATAGTGCCTGTAGGTGGACAGTGGATATTTTAATTGGTAGGTCAAGAGGGAGATTACGAAAAGGTCTGATGAGAATTGTTTCAACCCTCTCTAAGGGTTGGCTCTATATTTATATGGATATAAGCTGTAGAAATAAGGAAGTGTACATGTAGAGTATTTACAAATACTACTACTACTACACCCATTGACCAAGCCTACCGTTTTGTATGTAATTTtatcaaattgatttgaataatagTTAAGAATGTGGAGATTGATTTGTATAATGTTTAATCTTTGATCGGGTTGTGTTTGCTAATTTAGATGTACATTCCTCAGTTCTAGCGGTAGTTTAGAGTTTTTCAAGTGATGTAGATCTTTCAAACCTGAAGAATCATTTGCCTCAAGCTTTTAAGCAAAGGATTGGATATCTAGTTGCAGTATATTTTTTGAGAAAGCCTTTTTGAGCCAACTCTGGCAAATGTTTCCTTCGAGTTTCCAATAAGCTTATACTAGTTCTGACATGCCGTTGGATGAAATTTCTCTTATGCTTGAGAGTTGTAATAGTTGTACTCTAGCTTGTTTGTTTAATTAGTTTCAACCAGAAAAATATAAGGCTGATAATCTGGTAGTGGCTAAGAACTCCTGGTAATGCTATTCAAAGGCTTTATGTCTTGTTCCTTTAGATGTTGGATACCACATTTATAATAAGTCCTCATGGATAATGTTTTTTATCACAGCTCCTATGTGATTGCTTTTGGCCTTATTCTTAGCCTTAAATGGAGATTATAAGGAGAATAATATAGGAGATCAATTGGGTTACTTTTTGCTTGAGGCTAGATTTGATAATTGATTTCTTTCCTAAGAATATTTTTGAAGGGCACTAAGCTCTTGGAGGGGGTGCCTTTGGTTGAACATTTTTCTTCAGCTAACTCCTGCTATATATTTTTACTTACCAAAAATACAGAATATGTGATTAAATCCTGTTTTTTGTATTAAATTAAGCAGCTCTCTGGAGACATGCAATAAAATTAGACAAAAATAATCTGTATGAAATGAATGCATGAGAAGTGAGTGAGAAAGATCAGGGATCTATGTAGAGCTCATATCAGATAAAATAGGAAGATTCCTTACAGGGTTTTGATTGGACCTCAAAATTTTGGACatatcaacttctgatacttgtTGAAGATATAGCACTTTAATTGCTGAAGATTTATTTTGAATGAACCACTTATGTTTTATGATTGTGAAAATATACTGCTCCCTTGCAGCTTTTCATTTCTATGTGCAAGAATAAAGTTCCTTCATTGACTGTGCTGGAAATGTAAAATTTTCTTTGGAAATATTTCAATGCAATGCTGATATGGCTAGTATGATATGTCTTAAGCTGCTTGCTTTCATTCGGAAGTAATAAATTTTCTTATTTGAAGCTTAGTGAGCATTGCTTTATTTTTATCTTCACTTTATTAGTGTTAGTTGATCTTATATATCTGATAGACAACTATTTTCTTTTATCATGTCAGGTGAAACTTTCTCTGATGTAGTTGGGAGCCCCTACTATGTAGCCCCAGAAGTGTTGAAAAAACATTATGGTCGAGAATGTGATGTTTGGAGTGCCGGGGTCATCATTTATATTTTACTAAGTGGTGTTCCCCCATTCTGGGATGGTGAGAAGCATGATTTTTGGCTTTATTGCTTTTTTTATTAGTTCCTAATGATTCTAGGAACTTTAACCACATCTAATTTTTGTGGCATCTTGTGTCATGTTTGGTATCAGAAACGGAACAAGGAATATTTGAACAGGTTTTAAGAGGTGAACTAGACTTCATATCAGAACCGTGGCCTAATATATCTGAAAGTGCAAAAGATCTGGTCAGAAGAATGCTAGTGAGGGACCCTAAAAAGCGGATGACGGCCCATGAAGTTCTCTGTAAGTACATGCTGTTACAATATAATCTTTAATCTGTTTTTACAAGATAAAGCATTAGTTTAATTATACTTTTGTCTTTGATTTCTCTTTCATTGGTTGTGCTGTGTATGAATTCATATTGTGACATTGTCTCGTGGGCCATGTCATTCTTAAATATTTTTGGGATAATATTATTCTATTGTTTTTGTTTCAAGTGACAGCAACTATATGTAAGGTGAAATGCAGATGTTTCTTTTGCTGAATGAGAAAGTTTGTGTAATTCAGTGGTCTAGTGGTTATGCTATCATTCGTGGATCAAAGCCATGCTTCATAATGGTTTAGAAGAGTCAGATGTTTGTTAAGAATCTTCATTTTACtgattgaaggtataggaatttATTACCCATTATTTTTGTTCTTTTGCAGGCCACCCTTGGGTTCAGGTGGATGGCATTGCCCCTGATAAACCTCTTGATTCTGCAGTTCTAAGTCGTTTGAAGCAATTCTCAGCCATGAACAAAATCAAGAGAATTGCCATTCGAGTGAGTTCTTATCTTCCTTCAAAAAGTTGGTCATGACCATTCCAGAAAAGTTATCATATGAAGTGTTGTCAAGGGTGCTCTTCTATTTTGAGTACATTTACCAGGGCATGTGAAATGTCTGCCAGCAAAATATTGATTTTGCAAGCAGATATTCCAAATTTTTAACAgaatcattttctcttctttttcttctttattgAGGCATCTTGGTTGAATTGCACGGAGGTTTTT comes from the Hevea brasiliensis isolate MT/VB/25A 57/8 chromosome 5, ASM3005281v1, whole genome shotgun sequence genome and includes:
- the LOC110643036 gene encoding calcium-dependent protein kinase 20; its protein translation is MGNNCVGPNLSSNGFLQSVTAAVWRTRPPEDRLPPPSKEENSSNGDESKKSEGSKKGSDKDNASIQNTPPETVEIPNQTLPKLMDHEKSIKPEMRDVAINKPAEDPKPKKPNNVKRSTSAGLQTESVLGRKTGNLKEIYSLGRRLGQGQFGTTFLCIEKATGKEFACKSIAKRKLTAHEDVEDVRREIQIMHHLEGHPNVIKILDAYEDAVAVHVVMELCAGGELFDRIIQRGHYTERKAAELARLIVGVVEACHSLGVMHRDLKPENFLFVSQDEEAPLKTIDFGLSVFFRPGETFSDVVGSPYYVAPEVLKKHYGRECDVWSAGVIIYILLSGVPPFWDETEQGIFEQVLRGELDFISEPWPNISESAKDLVRRMLVRDPKKRMTAHEVLCHPWVQVDGIAPDKPLDSAVLSRLKQFSAMNKIKRIAIRVIAESLSEEEIAGLKEMFKMIDADNSGQITLEELKKGLERVGANLKDSEIIGLMQAADIDNSGTIDYGEFIAAMLHLNKIDKKDHLFSAFSYFDKDGSGYITQDELQQACDQFGLGDIQLADLIREVDQDNDGRIDYSEFVDMMQDTRWSDRTTK